Proteins from a single region of Terriglobia bacterium:
- a CDS encoding CarD family transcriptional regulator has protein sequence MSSNSNLSFDIGDKVVYPNHGVGTIEQISSRTIGASVERFYLLKIKSSSLKVMVPFNNVANVGLRRVIRNGEAQKVIDFLTDGKCCNHSDWKYRFKENSEKMRTGSLLEVAAVLKGLLLLAQSKPLSFREKKMLERARYLLVSELAMAKNWDEAQIEQLLSKTLAKSRLRFPETIAEA, from the coding sequence ATGAGTAGCAACTCGAACCTGAGCTTCGACATCGGTGACAAAGTTGTCTATCCCAACCACGGCGTAGGAACCATCGAACAGATCAGCAGCCGCACCATCGGCGCCAGCGTCGAGCGTTTTTATCTCCTGAAAATCAAGTCCAGCAGTTTGAAAGTCATGGTTCCGTTCAACAACGTAGCCAACGTCGGCCTGCGCCGGGTTATCCGCAACGGCGAAGCGCAGAAAGTCATTGACTTCCTTACCGACGGAAAGTGCTGCAACCACAGCGATTGGAAGTACCGGTTCAAGGAAAACTCGGAAAAGATGCGCACCGGATCGCTCCTGGAGGTCGCCGCAGTGCTGAAAGGGTTACTCCTCCTGGCCCAAAGCAAGCCACTTTCATTTCGCGAGAAGAAGATGCTGGAGCGCGCTCGCTACCTGCTGGTAAGCGAACTCGCCATGGCCAAGAACTGGGATGAAGCCCAGATTGAGCAGCTCCTCTCCAAGACTCTGGCTAAGTCAAGGCTCCGGTTCCCGGAGACAATTGCTGAAGCATAG
- a CDS encoding transcription elongation factor GreA produces the protein MPEHIKKKLAEEIQALEYELNHELPKELKKAVAMGDLSENAEYHMAKQRQEYVRARLGQLKKRMGDLSLVNMNNIPRDRAALGSTVKVYDSTKDEKIEYKLVTSEESDVSKGLISTTSPIGKALMGKKVGDTATVVSPTGNREMEVLSLVTIHDAEQQGLP, from the coding sequence ATGCCAGAACACATTAAGAAGAAGCTTGCCGAGGAAATCCAGGCGCTGGAATACGAGCTGAACCACGAGCTCCCCAAGGAACTGAAGAAGGCGGTGGCCATGGGGGACCTGAGCGAAAACGCCGAGTACCACATGGCGAAGCAGCGCCAGGAATACGTGCGCGCCAGGCTGGGGCAGCTCAAGAAGAGAATGGGCGACCTTTCGCTGGTGAACATGAACAATATCCCAAGGGACCGGGCGGCACTGGGATCGACGGTGAAGGTTTATGACTCCACGAAGGACGAGAAGATCGAATACAAGCTGGTGACCAGCGAGGAATCCGACGTCAGCAAGGGTCTGATCTCGACGACGTCGCCGATCGGCAAAGCTTTGATGGGAAAAAAGGTGGGAGACACGGCCACGGTGGTGAGCCCGACCGGCAACCGGGAGATGGAAGTGCTCTCGCTGGTGACGATCCACGATGCGGAGCAGCAAGGGTTGCCATGA